Within the Verrucomicrobiota bacterium genome, the region GGCACGATCGTCTCTCGCGGCCGGTGACGACTCGAACGTCGTCGATATCTTCTTCTGCAACCACTCGGGCACCCACGTGGATGCGCCGCTTCACTTCGCCGCCGACGGCAAGTGCATCACGGAGTTTGACATCAACGAATTCCGGTTCCGCAGACCGCTGGTCCTCGATCTTCCGGTGCCGGAGGACCTGCTCGTCCGGCCCGAGCACCTCGAGCCACACGAGACGGCCATCCGTGGATGTGACCTGCTGCTTCTCCGTACTGGATTCAGCAGCGTCCGCCGGACAGACCCGGAACGATATCGGTTGCACGGACCAGGGCTGTCCGAGGCCGCAGCTCGGTACATCGCCGGGAGCTTCCCCGAGCTCAGGGCTATCGGACTGGACTCGATCTCTCTGGCATCCATGGATCGTTTGGATGAAGGAATACGCGCGCATCAGGTCCTGCTCGGCGGCGCGCGCCGGTTCCTGATTGTTGAGGACATGAATCTTGATCTCGACCTGTCCGGTTTGATCGAAGTGATGGTGTTGCCGTTCATGATCGCCGGCATCGACGGCAGTCCGTGCACAGTGGTTGGGGTGGTGCGCGGGTAATGGGCGTTGCCCGAACGAGATCTGTCGGACATGCCCCGCAGGTTCGCTTTGTCCGCCCGTTGCTGGATCCACGGTTCCGCGGCTGAGCATTCTCGTCGTGTCTGCCTCAGTCAGAGCGACCTGTACAGACCCCTCCGACTTGGGATCACCTCGTGCTCGTCGCGGTTCTGTCTCCGAACAGGCCACGCGGGAGTCAGGATTCACGTTCGTGATGGTCCGCTACACGACCAGTGTGATGGCGGCGGCGCTGAAGCCGGCGGCGCCGCCGACGAGGAGAACCTTGCTGCCGGGGCCGATGCGGCCGGCGTCGAGGGCCTCGCCGAAGGCGATGGGGACCGAGGCGGCGGCGCAGTTGCCGTAGCGGTCCACGGTGGTGCTCACGCGCTCGGGCGGGAAGCCGAGGATGCGGCAGAGCTCCGAGGTAATGGTCGTGCTGACCTGGTGCGGGGCAATGAGGTCAACGTCGTCGAGCGTCCAGCCCGTTTTCGCAAGCACCTCGTGGATGACGCGCGGCAGGTGCTCGACGGCGAGCGCGTTGAGCGGCGCGGGGTCGCTGGTGAAATAAGTGTCGGGCTCGCAGTGGCGGGGTGAGATCGAGCCGCCCGAACGAACGACGCACAGCTCCCAGTGCTGGCCCTCCGAGTAGAAGACGCTTTCGAGCAGGCCGCGGCCATCGTTGCGTGCCGGCTCGAGCACCCAGGCGCCGCCGCCGTCACCGAGGGTGAGAGCGGCAAAACCGGTACCGAGTTCAGCCTTGTCCTTGATGTCCCAGTTGATGACCGAGCTGAGCAGTTCGCCGGTGCACACGAGCACGCAGCGGGCGCGGCCGGTGGCGATCTGCGCATCGGCCACGTCGAGGGCGCTGAGGAAGCTGTTGCAGGCGTTGGCGATGTCGAGCACGTGCGCATTGCGCGCGCCGAGCTTGGTTTGGACGATGTTGGCCGTGGCCGGCTCGGTCAGATCGCGCGAGCAGGCGGCGAAGATGAGCAGGTCGACGTCGTCGGGCCGGCGCCCGGCGTGTTCGAGCGCCTGGCACGCGGCGTTGACGGCCATGTCGGACGCGTTGGCCCCCGGCGGGGCGTGACGGCGCTCGCGCACGCCGGTGAGCGACTCGACCATCCGGCCCACGCCGTTGCGCTCGAGGGCAAGCCGGCGGTCGACGTCGGCCGTGGTCACCACGGTTTCGGGCACGTAGTGGCCGGTGCCGGCAATCAAGGTGGCCGGACAAGTGGGCATGAGAATCCTCTCTGTTGATGCGGGCTAGATATACCCCAAGCTGCGGAGCCGGTCGATCATCTCATTCCGCTCGGTCTGCGTCAACCCGTCCGCCGCGGCAAAGTATGGCGCGGCCGGCTCACAGGTGCCGACCTCCGAGGCGGCGCCATCGAGCATATCGAGCAGCGGCCGCCCGTCCATATCGGTGGGCACGGCACAGCCGAGCAGATGCAGGAGCGTGGGCGCGACGTCGACAATGCGGGCGCCGCGGGCAACGTGCCCGGCCCGCACGTGCGGGCCGTGGGCGATCAGTACGCCGTCCATGCGGTGGTTGCCGGGCCAGATGCGCGCCGGCTGCACGACCCGGTTACCGATGAAGTCGAACAGGTTTGTCGGCAGATACCCCGCCTCGAGCGGCAGGAACAGCACGTCAGGTGCGGCGCTCGTCCCATCGGAGCCATAGAGCTCCTCGCCCGTGTGGATCGAGTCCGCCCCGGGGCCGATGCCGCGGCGGGCGACGAGCGCGCCGAGCCGCTCGACCACGCGAGCACGCACGGCCTCGTACTCGGCGCCCGGCTCGACGCAGCCCGAGGTTTCGCGTCCGCGCACGTTGATCCTGATCGCGCCGATGCTGAGCCCCGGCGGCGAGTAGGCCGTCGTGCGCGGCCAATCCACATCGCGGAACGAGAGCACGACGCGCCGGCTGCTGGACTGGGCCTTTCGCACGAGCTCGGCGGGCGCCTCATTCTCGCCGGGCGTCCGGCGCAGATGATTGACGAGTACGCGCAACGTCGTCAACGCGGACGCGGTCAGCCCGCAGCGCCACGTGAGCCGCCGAAGCCAGGTGACCGGCCGCCGCTTGAAATGGATGAAGCCCTCGCGCGCCAGCCACCAGTTGAGGTCGATGACGTGTGTCACGGGCCCGAAACCGTGGTCGGAGACGACGAGCGTGGTGGTGTCCCCCCCGAGCGCGCGCCGGAGCGCTCCGATGCGCGCGTCAAGTCGGCGGAAGTAGCCGAGGATGGGTTCGCGCACGCGCGCGGCGAGCCGATGCTTGGAGCGCGGGTGGGTCTCGTCGAGAAGGTTCCACAGCTCGTGCTGGATGCGGTCGGTGCCCCAGATGTGGAGCATGACGAGGCGTGCATCGAAGCGCTCAGCGAGCCACTCGGCCGCGCGGAACTTGTAC harbors:
- a CDS encoding cyclase family protein — protein: MDDKRWILLSYSLEESSPLPPGIPPMSRTARSSLAAGDDSNVVDIFFCNHSGTHVDAPLHFAADGKCITEFDINEFRFRRPLVLDLPVPEDLLVRPEHLEPHETAIRGCDLLLLRTGFSSVRRTDPERYRLHGPGLSEAAARYIAGSFPELRAIGLDSISLASMDRLDEGIRAHQVLLGGARRFLIVEDMNLDLDLSGLIEVMVLPFMIAGIDGSPCTVVGVVRG
- a CDS encoding ketoacyl-ACP synthase III — encoded protein: MPTCPATLIAGTGHYVPETVVTTADVDRRLALERNGVGRMVESLTGVRERRHAPPGANASDMAVNAACQALEHAGRRPDDVDLLIFAACSRDLTEPATANIVQTKLGARNAHVLDIANACNSFLSALDVADAQIATGRARCVLVCTGELLSSVINWDIKDKAELGTGFAALTLGDGGGAWVLEPARNDGRGLLESVFYSEGQHWELCVVRSGGSISPRHCEPDTYFTSDPAPLNALAVEHLPRVIHEVLAKTGWTLDDVDLIAPHQVSTTITSELCRILGFPPERVSTTVDRYGNCAAASVPIAFGEALDAGRIGPGSKVLLVGGAAGFSAAAITLVV
- a CDS encoding alkaline phosphatase family protein translates to MTDARSRILVVALDGADFRLLRPWMDAGELPELACLAREGTQGPLRSVVPPLTPPAWASFATGKHPGRHGVFGFAHPDTDSDRLCPVSASDVQGATLWDYLRRFDVRSVVLGVPMTYPPTPVPGALVSCFMTPPGRRDFAQPREIIDEMEARFGPYPLYLDAPVFSANLSVGSVERFLRVLEHEAQYKFRAAEWLAERFDARLVMLHIWGTDRIQHELWNLLDETHPRSKHRLAARVREPILGYFRRLDARIGALRRALGGDTTTLVVSDHGFGPVTHVIDLNWWLAREGFIHFKRRPVTWLRRLTWRCGLTASALTTLRVLVNHLRRTPGENEAPAELVRKAQSSSRRVVLSFRDVDWPRTTAYSPPGLSIGAIRINVRGRETSGCVEPGAEYEAVRARVVERLGALVARRGIGPGADSIHTGEELYGSDGTSAAPDVLFLPLEAGYLPTNLFDFIGNRVVQPARIWPGNHRMDGVLIAHGPHVRAGHVARGARIVDVAPTLLHLLGCAVPTDMDGRPLLDMLDGAASEVGTCEPAAPYFAAADGLTQTERNEMIDRLRSLGYI